From Desulfuromonas soudanensis, the proteins below share one genomic window:
- a CDS encoding MBL fold metallo-hydrolase: protein MRDGTLEIVQIRAGEMANFSYLIYCPLTLRGLGVDPSFAPDALLDAAGERGVAIEVLVNTHGHPDHIAGNGAVLAATGARLAAHPLDVPGAEIPLGDGSVLAVGKGSLQVLHTPGHTPGSLVLHPPGALITGDTLFVTFVGRADLKGSDPAALFASLRRLAALPPETLVYPGHDYGPQPVSTIGYERAHNPFLQCGDLESFLRLRMG, encoded by the coding sequence GTGAGAGACGGGACGCTGGAAATCGTGCAGATTCGGGCCGGGGAGATGGCCAATTTCTCCTACCTGATCTACTGCCCCCTGACTCTCCGCGGCCTCGGCGTCGACCCCTCCTTTGCTCCCGATGCCCTCCTCGATGCGGCGGGGGAGAGAGGGGTTGCGATCGAAGTGCTGGTCAACACCCACGGCCACCCCGACCACATTGCCGGTAACGGAGCGGTCCTTGCCGCCACCGGGGCCCGGCTGGCGGCCCATCCCCTCGACGTCCCCGGGGCCGAGATTCCCCTGGGCGACGGGTCGGTTCTCGCCGTCGGCAAGGGGAGCCTGCAGGTGCTGCACACGCCGGGGCACACCCCCGGCTCCCTGGTTCTTCACCCGCCGGGAGCCCTGATCACCGGCGATACCCTCTTTGTCACCTTTGTCGGCCGCGCCGATCTGAAGGGGAGCGACCCTGCCGCCCTCTTTGCCAGTCTGCGTCGGCTGGCGGCGCTGCCACCCGAGACCCTTGTTTATCCCGGCCACGACTACGGCCCGCAGCCGGTCTCCACCATCGGTTACGAACGCGCTCACAATCCCTTTCTGCAGTGCGGCGACCTGGAGAGCTTCCTCCGTCTGCGCATGGGGTGA
- the dapF gene encoding diaminopimelate epimerase, giving the protein MKFAKMQGAGNDYVYVNGFKETVEHPARLAMEISDRHFGIGSDGLILILPSTVADVKMRMFNADGSEAEMCGNGIRCVAKFAYERGLVASREIAVETGAGILTLQLFTDDFNRVERVRVNMGRPRLTRGEIPMTGNPDEQVVGVELQILDRTFHITCASMGNPHCVIFVDNVAEFPVAKYGPAIETHPLFPNRTNVEFVEILSRHEVRQRTWERGAGETLACGTGASAVTVAAVLGGHTERRILNHLGGGDLEMEWAENGEIYMTGPAVQVFEGDYDPR; this is encoded by the coding sequence ATGAAATTCGCCAAGATGCAGGGCGCAGGCAACGATTACGTCTACGTCAACGGCTTCAAGGAGACGGTGGAGCATCCCGCGCGACTGGCGATGGAGATTTCCGATCGCCACTTCGGCATCGGCTCCGACGGCCTGATCCTCATCCTCCCCTCGACGGTGGCCGACGTGAAAATGCGGATGTTCAACGCCGACGGCAGCGAGGCCGAGATGTGCGGCAACGGCATCCGCTGCGTCGCCAAGTTCGCCTACGAGCGCGGCCTGGTCGCCTCCCGGGAGATCGCCGTGGAAACCGGCGCCGGCATACTCACCCTGCAGCTCTTCACCGACGACTTCAACCGGGTGGAGAGAGTGCGAGTCAACATGGGGCGGCCGCGCCTGACCCGGGGGGAGATCCCCATGACCGGCAACCCCGACGAACAGGTGGTCGGCGTCGAGCTCCAGATTCTCGACCGCACCTTTCATATCACCTGCGCCTCCATGGGGAATCCCCACTGCGTGATTTTCGTCGACAACGTCGCCGAATTCCCCGTGGCCAAATACGGCCCGGCCATCGAGACCCATCCCCTCTTCCCCAACCGGACCAACGTCGAGTTCGTGGAAATACTCTCCCGTCACGAGGTCAGGCAGCGCACCTGGGAACGGGGTGCCGGAGAGACCCTGGCCTGCGGCACCGGCGCCTCGGCGGTCACCGTCGCCGCGGTCCTTGGCGGCCACACCGAGCGGCGCATCCTCAACCATCTCGGCGGTGGCGACCTCGAAATGGAATGGGCCGAAAACGGCGAGATCTACATGACCGGTCCTGCCGTCCAGGTGTTCGAAGGGGACTACGACCCCCGATGA
- a CDS encoding pyrimidine 5'-nucleotidase has product MEAILFDLDNTLYPPQRQLFALIDVRINRYMLEVVGIPGGDVDGLRRRYWADYGVTLQGLIRHWGVDAEDYLEYVHDVDVAGNLGPDDELRAALSCVPLRRAVFTNGSRSHADRVLSSLGVGDLFEEIYDIRVASYLPKPFPEPYRKVLEHLGVDARACLMVEDSRENLRTAKEMGMGTILVGEGPMPDYVDVQIAHASAVPQVLAQWMNC; this is encoded by the coding sequence ATGGAAGCCATCCTTTTCGACCTCGACAACACCCTCTACCCGCCGCAGCGCCAGCTCTTTGCCCTCATCGACGTGCGCATCAACCGCTACATGCTCGAAGTCGTGGGGATCCCCGGCGGCGACGTGGACGGCCTGCGCCGTCGCTACTGGGCCGACTACGGCGTCACCCTGCAGGGACTGATCCGCCACTGGGGGGTCGATGCCGAGGATTATCTTGAGTACGTTCACGACGTCGACGTCGCCGGGAACCTCGGACCGGACGACGAACTGCGCGCCGCCCTCTCCTGCGTCCCCCTGCGCCGGGCCGTCTTCACCAACGGCTCGCGCAGCCATGCCGACCGGGTCCTTTCTTCGCTGGGGGTGGGGGATCTTTTCGAGGAGATCTACGACATCCGCGTCGCCTCCTATCTCCCCAAGCCCTTCCCCGAGCCGTACCGCAAGGTTCTCGAGCATCTCGGCGTCGACGCCCGCGCCTGCCTGATGGTCGAGGACAGCCGCGAGAATCTCCGGACCGCCAAGGAGATGGGGATGGGGACGATCCTCGTCGGCGAGGGGCCGATGCCCGATTATGTCGACGTGCAGATTGCCCATGCCTCCGCCGTCCCCCAGGTCCTGGCGCAGTGGATGAATTGCTGA